Proteins encoded within one genomic window of Methanobacteriales archaeon HGW-Methanobacteriales-1:
- a CDS encoding phage repressor protein, protein MIIGIILLVIVAGSAILLTQNFSTVTINIETNGSDITVESSTLPFSKAPSSMEKEIAQYLSDEIKSPNSTIATITSGVTVISQKYNYTQVTVNIKSQFGENQLPMPAVVSGDSMYPTLNDGQSLMVLKTKNFKVGDIVISKHDKYGLIVKRVGKIEASRVYLMSDNKNVETIYEGNYIITKTPLNTWVPRSYIVGVVKDY, encoded by the coding sequence ATCATTATTGGAATAATATTATTAGTAATAGTGGCTGGATCGGCCATATTATTAACTCAAAATTTCAGTACAGTTACCATTAATATAGAAACCAATGGATCGGACATTACAGTAGAATCATCAACCCTACCTTTTAGCAAAGCACCATCTTCTATGGAAAAAGAGATAGCCCAATATCTCTCTGATGAAATAAAAAGTCCAAACAGCACTATTGCTACTATTACCTCAGGCGTAACAGTTATTAGTCAAAAATACAATTATACTCAAGTTACAGTTAATATTAAGTCTCAGTTTGGAGAAAACCAGCTTCCTATGCCCGCCGTAGTTAGTGGAGATTCCATGTACCCCACATTAAATGATGGCCAAAGCCTGATGGTTCTTAAAACAAAGAACTTCAAAGTGGGAGATATAGTCATTTCTAAACACGATAAATATGGCCTTATTGTAAAAAGAGTGGGTAAAATCGAGGCAAGTCGGGTTTATTTAATGAGTGACAATAAAAACGTGGAAACCATCTATGAAGGCAATTACATTATAACCAAAACACCTTTGAATACCTGGGTGCCTAGGAGTTATATTGTTGGTGTAGTAAAGGACTACTAA
- a CDS encoding DNA polymerase subunit beta → MITYLFKTDERIRILENILEKYQFTVKDISTDTNVSKGLVSRYLDSMKKDGLLERSGRTYHVKNQSFTRALKIILNLEKIKWDKISPKWVTSAGLYGSWASGTNKEDSDLDIWIKVDQYPSEENLNNLYKILKERTSSELNILILTREKLDLLKKNDVPFYNSIKEGSLILEGELIE, encoded by the coding sequence ATGATTACTTATCTTTTTAAGACAGATGAACGTATTAGAATACTGGAAAATATTCTAGAAAAATACCAGTTCACGGTTAAAGATATTTCCACTGATACTAATGTTTCAAAAGGATTAGTATCACGTTATTTAGATTCCATGAAAAAAGATGGTCTTCTAGAGAGATCCGGACGGACCTATCATGTAAAAAATCAATCATTCACCAGAGCACTAAAAATCATTTTGAACCTGGAAAAGATTAAATGGGATAAAATATCACCAAAATGGGTCACTTCTGCCGGTTTATATGGTAGCTGGGCCTCTGGTACCAATAAAGAAGATAGTGATCTAGATATATGGATTAAAGTAGATCAATATCCATCAGAAGAGAATTTAAATAATTTATATAAAATTTTAAAAGAGAGAACCTCCTCCGAATTAAACATACTTATATTAACCAGAGAAAAACTGGATTTGCTTAAAAAAAATGATGTTCCATTTTATAATTCTATAAAAGAAGGTTCTTTGATATTAGAAGGTGAATTAATTGAATAA
- the hmgA gene encoding hydroxymethylglutaryl-CoA reductase (NADPH): MVDENEIINKLTRGEIKLHEIEKYTQSVPEAVEIRRKFMETISASSLDHVSHFSLDMEEAMKKNIENPIGAIQIPVGVVGPLKVNGEHAEGEFYVPLATSEGALLASVNRGCSTISQSGGANVRIIDDKMTRAPAIKAESVMEAMEIKKWIENHFRELKEAAESTTSHGKLLKIDPVIVVGHYLYPRFVYSTGDSMGMNMVTIATESALNLLSKETGAHVIALSGNVCVDKKPAALNLIEGRGKSLVAEVVVPKEIVNKKLKTTPEAIEEVNMAKNFMGSAISGSMGFNAQYANMIGAIFLATGQDEAHIVEGSLGITTAEDKNGDLYFSVTLPDVPLATFGGGTRLETAKECLEIMDAYGAGKVHKFAEIVAGIVLAGELSLMGALAAGHLARAHKDLGRGK; this comes from the coding sequence ATGGTAGATGAAAACGAAATTATTAATAAACTTACCCGTGGCGAAATTAAACTCCATGAAATAGAAAAATACACGCAATCAGTTCCTGAAGCTGTTGAAATCCGGCGTAAATTCATGGAAACAATCTCTGCATCTTCACTGGACCATGTATCACACTTCTCGCTGGACATGGAAGAAGCCATGAAAAAGAATATAGAAAACCCTATAGGTGCTATTCAGATCCCTGTGGGAGTAGTAGGACCTCTAAAAGTCAATGGAGAACACGCTGAAGGAGAATTTTATGTTCCACTGGCCACCTCTGAAGGAGCACTACTTGCTTCTGTAAATAGAGGATGCTCCACTATAAGTCAATCTGGCGGAGCCAATGTTAGGATAATTGACGATAAAATGACCAGAGCCCCAGCTATAAAGGCAGAATCTGTTATGGAGGCCATGGAAATAAAAAAATGGATTGAAAACCACTTCAGAGAACTTAAAGAAGCTGCTGAATCCACCACAAGTCACGGAAAACTATTAAAAATTGACCCGGTGATTGTAGTAGGCCATTATTTGTACCCTAGATTCGTATACTCCACGGGAGACAGTATGGGTATGAATATGGTAACCATTGCCACCGAATCAGCATTAAATTTATTATCTAAAGAGACCGGGGCCCATGTGATTGCCCTAAGTGGAAATGTCTGCGTAGATAAAAAACCAGCGGCTTTAAACTTGATTGAAGGCCGGGGAAAATCTCTGGTGGCCGAAGTAGTGGTTCCTAAAGAAATAGTGAATAAAAAACTTAAAACCACACCTGAAGCCATTGAAGAAGTGAATATGGCTAAAAACTTCATGGGATCGGCTATATCTGGAAGTATGGGATTCAATGCCCAGTATGCTAACATGATTGGAGCTATATTTTTAGCCACAGGTCAAGACGAGGCCCATATTGTGGAGGGCAGTCTGGGAATTACCACGGCTGAAGACAAAAATGGGGACCTTTACTTTTCAGTTACCTTACCCGATGTTCCCCTAGCCACTTTTGGTGGCGGAACTCGTCTGGAAACAGCTAAAGAGTGTCTGGAAATCATGGATGCCTATGGTGCTGGAAAAGTCCACAAGTTTGCTGAAATCGTGGCTGGAATTGTTCTGGCCGGAGAATTGTCTTTAATGGGAGCTTTAGCTGCAGGACATTTGGCCCGGGCCCATAAGGATTTAGGGCGAGGAAAATAA
- the aroD gene encoding type I 3-dehydroquinate dehydratase — translation MKELLKVVKHKICAPVFEKTVDETFKSAEMYIDSGADLLEIRIDALKNPTPKMALNLIKEIDFPVIATNRISTEGGFFSGSEQERTDILMASAKEAEYVDIELNCREDLRSQVTESAHCSIISFHDFEKTPSLKELLQVVEQEREIGDISKFAVTPQNISDTITVLNVLSEYPDTVAISMGEMGKYTRVVGPLLGAPFTFASAGCTTAPGQLDLKSTRFILDKLAQK, via the coding sequence ATAAAAGAGCTGTTAAAAGTGGTAAAACATAAAATATGTGCGCCTGTGTTTGAAAAAACAGTAGATGAAACATTTAAATCTGCTGAAATGTATATTGATTCTGGAGCAGACTTATTAGAAATCAGAATTGATGCACTTAAAAACCCTACACCAAAAATGGCCCTTAATCTAATTAAAGAAATTGACTTTCCAGTTATCGCCACCAATAGAATATCAACTGAAGGTGGTTTTTTTTCAGGTTCAGAGCAAGAGAGAACAGATATACTCATGGCCTCAGCAAAAGAGGCCGAATATGTGGATATTGAGTTGAATTGTCGCGAAGATCTCAGATCTCAGGTCACTGAATCCGCTCATTGCAGTATAATTTCTTTCCATGATTTTGAAAAAACTCCCTCCCTGAAGGAACTTTTACAAGTGGTTGAACAAGAAAGGGAAATAGGAGATATATCCAAATTTGCAGTCACTCCTCAAAATATAAGTGATACCATAACTGTTCTAAATGTTTTATCTGAATATCCTGATACAGTGGCCATTTCCATGGGCGAAATGGGCAAATACACCCGTGTTGTAGGGCCACTACTCGGAGCTCCATTTACATTTGCATCAGCCGGATGTACTACCGCACCAGGCCAGCTTGATTTAAAATCTACGCGTTTTATATTGGATAAACTGGCTCAAAAATAA
- a CDS encoding geranylgeranylglyceryl/heptaprenylglyceryl phosphate synthase (PcrB-like protein; GGGP synthase; member of prenyltransferases that transfer isoprenoid groups to nonisoprenoid acceptors; functions in form GGGP from glycerol-1-phosphate (G-1-P) and geranylgeranyl pyrophosphate (GGPP); important in lipid metabolism and especially important as the ether linkages in archaea are different than those in bacteria; GGGP synthase lies at the branch point for membrane lipid biosynthesis; cytosolic; T acidophilum protein acts as a homodimer while M thermoautotrophicum protein has been reported to function as a pentamer): MMKVESYFKDILKERKIHLTLLDPEEQTPEEALAISKAAVSGGSDGIMLGGSTTDAAELDATAKILQENLDVPIVLFPGNISGVSSYADAIFFMSLLNSSNPYWIIGAQALGAPVIKKMGIETIPMGYLVIEPGGTVGWVGDAKLIPRKKADLAAAYAMAAEYLGMRLIYLEAGSGADQHVDPKMIGMVKKTTDTMLIVGGGIRSGDEAHVVASAGADIIVTGTVVEDSVNVEEKIFEIVEGMRR, from the coding sequence ATAATGAAAGTTGAATCTTATTTTAAAGATATTTTAAAGGAAAGAAAGATACATCTTACCCTTCTGGATCCTGAAGAACAAACTCCTGAAGAAGCATTGGCTATATCTAAAGCTGCTGTTTCTGGAGGGTCTGACGGTATTATGCTGGGAGGTTCTACCACAGACGCTGCTGAACTTGATGCCACGGCTAAAATACTTCAAGAAAATCTTGATGTTCCTATAGTGCTTTTTCCAGGAAATATAAGTGGTGTAAGTTCGTATGCTGATGCTATTTTCTTTATGAGTCTTTTAAATTCTAGCAATCCCTATTGGATTATCGGGGCACAGGCACTGGGAGCTCCCGTAATTAAAAAAATGGGCATTGAAACCATACCTATGGGATATCTGGTAATTGAACCAGGAGGAACTGTGGGATGGGTAGGAGATGCTAAATTAATTCCACGCAAAAAAGCAGATTTGGCAGCAGCCTATGCCATGGCGGCTGAATATTTAGGTATGCGTCTCATTTATCTGGAAGCCGGTTCAGGTGCAGACCAGCATGTAGATCCAAAAATGATCGGTATGGTCAAAAAAACCACTGATACGATGCTTATTGTTGGTGGAGGAATCCGCAGCGGTGATGAGGCCCATGTTGTTGCTTCAGCAGGTGCAGATATTATTGTTACTGGAACTGTGGTTGAAGACAGTGTCAATGTGGAAGAAAAGATCTTTGAGATTGTGGAAGGTATGAGAAGATAG
- a CDS encoding HEPN domain-containing protein yields the protein MNNLDNCIKKGLLRKVEPSKAKSQLSIKESYKWLDESLKTIDSGAYSSAQLSIYLIFFHAARAVLFRDGIREKSHYCIGVYLDAYYQKGFLEERWVILFDRIKSSRHAGPYSFQTEPTKKEVESELKSAKDFVKRIEDLLKDKSNLRLI from the coding sequence TTGAATAATCTGGACAATTGTATTAAAAAAGGACTCTTGAGGAAAGTAGAACCTTCTAAAGCAAAAAGCCAGCTTTCTATAAAAGAATCTTATAAATGGCTGGATGAATCCCTGAAAACTATAGATAGTGGAGCCTATAGCTCGGCCCAGCTTTCTATTTATCTGATATTTTTCCATGCTGCTCGTGCGGTTTTATTTAGAGATGGAATAAGAGAAAAAAGCCATTACTGTATTGGAGTATATTTAGATGCCTATTATCAGAAGGGATTTCTGGAAGAGCGTTGGGTAATTCTTTTTGACCGTATTAAAAGCAGCCGCCATGCAGGCCCGTATTCCTTTCAAACAGAACCTACTAAAAAAGAAGTTGAATCCGAACTGAAATCTGCTAAGGACTTTGTTAAACGTATTGAAGATTTATTGAAGGATAAATCTAATTTAAGATTAATTTAA
- a CDS encoding 50S ribosomal protein L40e, with product MARFEEAENRIFNVKICLKCNARNPPSAKVCRKCGYKGLRYKAKESRG from the coding sequence ATGGCTAGATTTGAAGAAGCAGAGAACAGAATATTCAATGTTAAAATTTGCCTTAAATGTAACGCTAGAAACCCACCAAGTGCTAAAGTGTGCCGGAAGTGTGGTTACAAAGGTCTAAGATACAAAGCTAAAGAATCAAGGGGTTAA
- a CDS encoding deoxyribonuclease, protein MENIPITDNHIHVDSFNGEGPLKVAEKFHRSGGRRMIIPNKPSWTFGEPFNFTKAMEMVLKYVDEINANTEVKAYAVVGLHPAELSRLLESGKDLKAAEETIKEGLDHAQKLVMEGKAVAIGEIGRPHYEVSSQEWDLQNEIMIYAMELAKEADCAVQLHTETSSEEQFKEFSLMAKKAGLKPYKLIKHFSGPYTDEKENFGLTPSLISTRDVVSKGIKKSNYFLMETDYLDDLTRPGAVLGPKTVPRRTQEFINKGIMTEEDAFKIHSENIKKVYGIE, encoded by the coding sequence ATGGAAAATATTCCTATTACCGATAACCACATTCACGTAGACTCCTTCAATGGCGAAGGCCCTCTAAAAGTTGCTGAAAAATTCCACAGATCAGGAGGCCGAAGGATGATTATTCCCAACAAACCTTCCTGGACTTTTGGAGAACCATTTAACTTCACTAAGGCCATGGAAATGGTATTAAAATATGTGGATGAAATAAATGCCAATACTGAGGTGAAGGCCTATGCTGTAGTAGGGTTGCACCCTGCTGAACTTTCCCGTTTACTAGAAAGTGGTAAAGACTTAAAAGCTGCCGAAGAAACAATTAAAGAAGGATTGGATCATGCTCAGAAACTGGTAATGGAAGGAAAAGCCGTAGCCATAGGAGAAATAGGAAGGCCCCATTATGAAGTAAGTTCGCAAGAATGGGATCTGCAGAATGAAATCATGATTTATGCCATGGAACTGGCTAAGGAAGCAGACTGTGCTGTGCAACTGCATACGGAAACCTCCAGTGAAGAACAATTCAAAGAGTTCTCTTTAATGGCCAAAAAAGCTGGGCTGAAACCATATAAACTGATAAAACATTTCTCAGGCCCTTACACTGATGAGAAGGAGAATTTTGGATTGACTCCCTCTTTGATTTCTACTAGAGATGTGGTATCCAAGGGAATTAAAAAAAGTAATTATTTTTTAATGGAAACTGATTATCTGGATGATTTAACCAGGCCGGGTGCCGTTTTAGGACCAAAAACAGTTCCTAGAAGGACCCAAGAATTTATTAACAAAGGCATAATGACTGAAGAAGATGCCTTTAAGATTCATTCAGAAAATATAAAAAAAGTTTATGGGATAGAATAA
- a CDS encoding TIGR00267 family protein: MNIREFIHEYLQMSRYVALGTLDGILAVMGVILTASGVISLGGGEVQNYLIGLTGLSGGIALAMSNAFGSFIGERAEETRTLRELERKMVMDEGKLDDTIIHKQAKRRIYMSMFTHGFSSFIGSFVPVLPFLLIADRMTATVTTIIMCFTALIILGVYLGRVSRESLFKTSVEIVIIGILISAVSFVIGGSH; the protein is encoded by the coding sequence ATGAACATAAGGGAATTTATACACGAATACCTTCAAATGAGTCGATATGTGGCTTTAGGAACCTTAGATGGTATCCTGGCTGTTATGGGAGTGATTCTAACTGCCAGTGGAGTTATTTCCCTGGGTGGTGGTGAAGTTCAAAATTATCTCATAGGCCTAACTGGACTTAGTGGGGGTATTGCTCTGGCTATGTCCAATGCATTTGGATCATTTATTGGCGAACGGGCCGAAGAAACACGAACTCTCAGAGAACTGGAACGTAAGATGGTCATGGATGAGGGTAAACTGGATGATACCATAATTCACAAGCAGGCCAAGCGCAGAATTTACATGAGTATGTTTACCCATGGATTTTCCAGTTTTATAGGTTCATTCGTACCAGTACTACCTTTTTTACTCATTGCAGATAGAATGACGGCCACCGTGACAACTATTATCATGTGTTTTACGGCATTAATCATTCTAGGAGTTTATTTAGGTAGAGTTTCTAGAGAAAGTCTATTTAAAACAAGTGTAGAAATAGTTATTATTGGTATTTTAATCAGTGCCGTGAGTTTTGTTATTGGTGGAAGCCACTGA
- a CDS encoding succinate--CoA ligase subunit alpha has protein sequence MIFLDKDTKCLVQGITGKQGSFHAEQMLNYGTNIVAGVTPGRGGQKFGPINVYDSIEEVTEEMDVNASIIFVPAPFAKDAAFESIKHLDLVVIITEHIPVHDSMQIMEYARKKGTTIIGPNTPGIISPGVGKLGIMPTHIFNEGNVGIVSRSGTLTYEFASQITGAGMGQSTCIGIGGDPVVGLDFSTVLKKFEDDPDTDYLVMIGEIGGNAEEKAAKYIEKNISKPVMAFISGTTAPPGKKMGHAGAIIEGNSGTAESKINALESAGVQVARKPSEIINMIKEFK, from the coding sequence ATGATATTTTTAGATAAAGATACTAAATGTTTGGTACAAGGAATTACTGGTAAGCAGGGTTCTTTTCATGCAGAACAAATGCTAAATTACGGCACGAACATTGTAGCAGGTGTAACTCCAGGTCGTGGGGGCCAAAAATTCGGGCCTATAAATGTATATGATTCAATTGAAGAAGTAACTGAAGAAATGGATGTTAATGCTTCTATAATTTTTGTCCCAGCTCCATTTGCCAAAGATGCTGCTTTTGAATCCATTAAACATCTTGATTTAGTGGTAATTATAACTGAACACATTCCCGTGCATGATTCCATGCAAATAATGGAATACGCCCGAAAAAAAGGAACCACTATCATAGGACCTAATACACCAGGAATTATATCTCCGGGAGTGGGAAAACTGGGAATTATGCCCACCCACATATTTAATGAAGGAAATGTAGGCATTGTATCCCGAAGCGGAACCCTGACCTATGAATTCGCCAGTCAAATCACTGGAGCAGGAATGGGCCAGAGTACATGTATTGGAATTGGTGGGGATCCAGTGGTAGGCCTAGATTTTTCCACAGTTCTTAAAAAATTTGAAGATGATCCTGATACAGATTACCTGGTCATGATTGGAGAAATTGGAGGAAATGCCGAGGAGAAGGCAGCTAAATATATTGAAAAGAATATTTCCAAGCCCGTTATGGCTTTTATCTCTGGAACCACCGCACCACCAGGTAAAAAAATGGGCCATGCTGGTGCTATTATTGAAGGTAACAGTGGAACTGCAGAAAGCAAAATCAATGCCCTGGAATCTGCAGGAGTCCAAGTGGCCCGAAAGCCTTCTGAAATAATTAATATGATTAAAGAATTTAAATGA
- a CDS encoding ribosome biogenesis protein — MKVTVYHAEECDRKKCTTFKMAKKGKFKIVNHLNQLPRGAIVLNPYSEKAVSPEDRAAVNKRGVAGLDCSWKKVQKSAAIFKTSKYHRSLPFLVAANPTNYGKPCILSTAEAIAATFYIVGLKDIAEDIMSHFKWGPHFLILNKELLEAYSEAKTSEEVIKAQNEFIGG, encoded by the coding sequence ATGAAAGTAACTGTATACCATGCCGAGGAGTGCGATCGTAAGAAATGCACCACCTTTAAAATGGCCAAAAAAGGAAAGTTTAAAATAGTAAATCATCTTAATCAGTTACCTAGAGGTGCAATTGTACTGAATCCTTATTCTGAAAAAGCAGTCTCTCCTGAAGATAGGGCTGCTGTTAATAAACGTGGAGTGGCTGGATTAGACTGCTCCTGGAAGAAGGTTCAAAAATCTGCTGCGATTTTTAAAACTTCTAAGTATCATAGATCGCTGCCATTTCTTGTTGCAGCAAATCCCACTAACTATGGTAAGCCCTGTATTCTTTCAACTGCAGAGGCAATTGCAGCAACCTTTTATATAGTGGGATTGAAAGATATAGCAGAAGATATAATGTCCCATTTTAAGTGGGGACCTCATTTTCTAATACTCAATAAAGAGTTACTAGAAGCATATTCCGAAGCTAAAACCAGCGAGGAAGTTATTAAAGCTCAAAACGAATTTATAGGAGGATAA
- a CDS encoding cobalt chelatase: MKNLIFPFTAIVGQEEIKKSLILNAINPGIGGVLIKGDKGTGKTTAVRAIADLLPLIPVVKGCPFNCDPHDMDSSCEICRLKNREIEEKKMKVVELPLGSTEDRVVGSIDINKALKEGIKALEPGILAEANRNILYVDEINLLDDHLVDVLLDAAAYGINYVEREGISLSHPSKFMLVGTMNPAEGELRPQLADRIGLHIIVTSIHDIKDRVTIMSRREQFEKDPEEFKKLFAHEQNELLDKIVSARKLLPQVQIDNDLMELIARISLKAGVDGHRADIAILKTSKAIAAYNSRVQVNEDDLKEAITLVLGERIPGKSQDPDKVCKQMDKAKSEMEREKEKEREQQEKEKEENHHQDNANPDEEGEKQTLDGNDSESESDESANRKLDEIDQDKDPENKESSGENQNPKQSDTNSQLPPENPEDTSSSPNSSGGDISHEEEKGQKLFSENKNERHIESMDVGIDIKKLLKVKGKKKERLYGKRVESKTEKGKYVRSRFSSQRPKDIAIDATLRAAAMKSHGEITVEPQDLREKVRKHGARASIALVVDISGSMVSEKKANRVKSILNQIIKDAQRHKDKLSVIGFKGREAEVIIPTTKRATAFQSKVDEIRVGGTTPLAAGLKKGMEILISEKKNKEYVPLMVVLTDGMPNVGIKHSPSRDALDLAEKLNENHIHTVVVNFERILHHGRNLNMELAIYSGGRYYDLEDLQNPGQIMNKILEYERSVF; encoded by the coding sequence ATGAAAAATCTTATTTTTCCATTCACAGCCATTGTTGGTCAAGAAGAGATAAAAAAATCTTTAATCTTAAATGCTATAAATCCGGGAATTGGTGGGGTTTTAATAAAAGGAGATAAGGGTACGGGGAAAACTACCGCAGTTCGTGCCATAGCTGATCTTTTGCCTTTAATTCCCGTGGTTAAGGGATGCCCCTTTAATTGCGATCCCCATGATATGGATTCATCTTGTGAAATCTGCCGCTTGAAAAATCGTGAAATTGAAGAGAAAAAGATGAAAGTAGTCGAATTACCACTGGGGTCTACTGAAGATAGAGTGGTTGGTTCTATTGACATTAATAAAGCTTTAAAAGAGGGTATTAAGGCGCTGGAACCAGGTATTTTGGCTGAAGCTAATCGTAATATATTATACGTGGATGAAATTAACCTTCTAGATGATCATTTAGTAGATGTGCTTTTGGATGCAGCAGCTTATGGCATAAACTATGTGGAGCGAGAAGGAATATCACTTTCTCATCCTTCAAAATTCATGCTGGTAGGTACCATGAACCCTGCTGAAGGAGAGCTCCGGCCCCAATTAGCTGATAGAATTGGCCTACATATAATTGTCACTAGTATTCATGATATTAAGGACCGGGTGACTATCATGAGTCGCCGGGAACAATTTGAAAAAGACCCTGAAGAATTTAAAAAGCTATTTGCTCACGAACAGAATGAATTACTGGATAAAATTGTCTCTGCACGGAAATTACTTCCTCAGGTCCAAATCGACAATGATTTAATGGAATTAATAGCTAGAATTTCACTAAAAGCTGGTGTTGATGGCCATAGGGCAGATATAGCTATTTTGAAAACTTCAAAGGCAATAGCAGCTTATAATAGTCGAGTTCAAGTCAATGAAGATGACTTAAAGGAGGCCATAACTCTGGTTTTAGGTGAGAGAATACCGGGTAAATCCCAGGATCCAGATAAAGTCTGCAAACAAATGGATAAGGCCAAATCGGAAATGGAACGCGAAAAAGAAAAAGAGCGTGAACAACAGGAGAAAGAAAAAGAAGAAAATCACCATCAAGATAATGCTAATCCAGATGAGGAAGGAGAAAAACAAACTCTTGATGGAAATGACTCTGAATCTGAAAGTGATGAATCAGCAAATCGTAAGTTAGATGAGATTGATCAAGATAAAGACCCGGAAAATAAGGAATCTAGTGGTGAAAATCAAAATCCTAAGCAATCTGATACTAATTCACAATTACCCCCCGAAAATCCAGAAGATACCTCCTCATCTCCAAATTCTTCTGGTGGTGATATCTCCCATGAGGAAGAGAAGGGTCAGAAATTATTCTCAGAAAATAAAAATGAGAGACATATTGAATCCATGGATGTGGGGATTGATATAAAAAAATTGCTTAAAGTTAAGGGCAAAAAAAAGGAGAGACTTTATGGTAAACGAGTGGAATCAAAAACAGAGAAGGGAAAATACGTAAGATCTCGTTTTTCATCTCAAAGGCCTAAAGATATAGCTATTGACGCTACTCTTCGCGCGGCGGCCATGAAATCTCATGGTGAAATAACGGTGGAACCTCAAGATTTACGGGAAAAGGTTAGAAAACACGGAGCCAGGGCTTCTATTGCTCTGGTGGTAGATATAAGTGGATCAATGGTTTCTGAGAAAAAGGCCAATCGAGTGAAGAGTATTTTAAATCAAATAATTAAAGATGCCCAGCGCCATAAAGACAAGCTAAGTGTTATAGGATTTAAGGGCCGAGAAGCAGAAGTAATTATTCCTACTACTAAACGGGCCACTGCTTTTCAAAGTAAAGTTGATGAAATTAGGGTAGGTGGAACCACACCTCTGGCGGCTGGTTTAAAGAAAGGTATGGAGATATTAATCTCCGAAAAGAAAAATAAAGAATATGTTCCCCTGATGGTTGTCTTAACTGATGGAATGCCCAATGTGGGAATCAAACACAGCCCCAGCAGAGATGCTCTGGATTTGGCGGAAAAACTCAATGAAAATCATATTCATACAGTGGTGGTAAACTTTGAGAGAATACTCCATCATGGTCGTAATCTGAATATGGAGCTGGCTATTTATTCTGGTGGCCGTTACTATGATTTGGAGGATCTGCAAAATCCAGGCCAGATTATGAATAAGATTTTAGAATATGAGCGAAGTGTTTTTTAG